A region of Burkholderia lata DNA encodes the following proteins:
- a CDS encoding response regulator produces the protein MQPFVRQPVLFPVSVVFVDDNPDFLQALRGAFPDERLNRFFTHPQAALDFVSSRDTEVPPLAADYFGAEKTGGNAIGEDALADPARFEAVGAVVVDYSMPEVDGIQFLTSIRNANCTKILLTGVADEREAVAAFNAGLIDCYLKKTDVEMARKLATALDTAKRKCCAARGHISLHEAGATYRDPRVVKLIDEVAAREGIVEYYWRPNQDAVLMFDAAGAPSVLLAWNEEDWSFHCDIVSDAGGPAELRQGMEARRIMPLFWPSQAYRPGLADIRCAAPLPVPEWPGTSYSWIRLDDPATERELPTWAKWRHA, from the coding sequence ATGCAACCCTTCGTTAGGCAGCCGGTGCTTTTTCCCGTGTCCGTGGTATTTGTCGACGACAATCCGGATTTCCTGCAGGCGCTGCGGGGCGCATTTCCGGACGAACGCCTGAACCGCTTTTTTACGCACCCCCAGGCGGCGCTCGACTTCGTGTCGTCGCGTGACACGGAGGTGCCGCCCCTGGCTGCGGACTATTTCGGTGCGGAGAAAACCGGCGGGAATGCGATCGGCGAGGATGCACTCGCCGATCCCGCCCGATTCGAGGCGGTGGGCGCGGTGGTCGTAGACTATTCGATGCCGGAGGTCGACGGCATCCAGTTTCTGACCTCCATCCGCAACGCGAACTGCACGAAAATCCTGCTCACCGGCGTCGCCGACGAGCGCGAGGCGGTGGCCGCGTTCAACGCGGGACTGATCGATTGCTATCTGAAGAAAACCGACGTCGAGATGGCGCGCAAGCTGGCAACCGCGCTGGACACCGCGAAACGCAAGTGCTGCGCGGCCCGCGGGCACATCAGCCTGCATGAGGCGGGGGCGACCTACCGGGATCCACGGGTCGTCAAACTGATCGATGAGGTGGCCGCGCGGGAAGGCATCGTCGAATACTACTGGCGCCCCAATCAGGACGCGGTGCTGATGTTCGATGCCGCCGGCGCGCCAAGTGTATTGCTCGCCTGGAACGAAGAGGACTGGTCGTTCCACTGCGATATCGTGTCCGACGCGGGCGGACCGGCCGAATTGCGCCAAGGCATGGAAGCGCGCCGCATCATGCCGCTATTCTGGCCATCCCAGGCCTATCGGCCGGGCCTCGCGGACATTCGCTGCGCGGCCCCGCTACCCGTTCCGGAATGGCCCGGCACGTCTTATAGCTGGATCCGTCTGGATGATCCGGCCACCGAGCGCGAACTGCCCACATGGGCAAAATGGCGTCACGCGTAA
- a CDS encoding sensor histidine kinase translates to MYSILPAFVSALFLGFGLYVLATKGLTRVSVPFALMCATTFVWQGTWAFLFQTTDADVANVLVKAGYLFILFLPTTFYHFVTEVVSRRDERPVIFASYGLCVLLAVLLVTSNTVVDGFRLHFFGPYPKAGPLHPLHVVQTVCLVGRSGWLLIEARRQGRARDVRQLLTQCLVSLGLYSLAATDYAVNYGAEFYPVGVLFIAISLGILAMSIVRYGLMGPYLLAATVAHEVATPLAAIGLHADELRNVLPVLLRGYRLAVEQRLCADDLYPGQLERLSTLASSIRRQVDTTSTVVEMSLASFTLDRLDRHSFAAYPIRACVDAAVDRFPFRPGERDRVSVDTIDPDIRFFGSDSLVIFVIFNLLKNALYAIHASGRGQIEIDAHRSNGYCVVRFSDTGPGIPPDVLPQIFDAFFSTKSHGRGAGMGLSFCRRVCEALGGTITCESSPGVRTTFTIRLPEPGAPADDTLRDPPALPRRYRIG, encoded by the coding sequence ATGTACTCGATCTTGCCCGCGTTTGTCTCTGCGTTGTTTCTCGGGTTTGGCCTCTACGTGCTGGCCACCAAGGGGCTCACGCGGGTATCCGTCCCGTTCGCCTTGATGTGCGCGACTACCTTCGTCTGGCAGGGAACATGGGCCTTCCTGTTCCAGACGACCGACGCGGACGTCGCCAACGTGTTGGTCAAGGCAGGTTATCTGTTCATCCTTTTTCTGCCGACGACCTTCTATCATTTCGTGACGGAGGTCGTGTCGCGTCGGGACGAGCGGCCGGTCATATTCGCGTCCTACGGACTCTGCGTCCTGCTGGCCGTGCTGCTGGTCACGAGCAATACGGTCGTCGATGGATTCCGCCTGCATTTCTTCGGCCCGTATCCCAAGGCGGGCCCACTGCATCCGCTGCACGTCGTGCAGACGGTATGCCTGGTCGGCCGCAGCGGTTGGCTCCTGATCGAGGCAAGACGACAGGGGCGGGCGCGCGACGTCCGGCAGTTGCTCACTCAATGTCTCGTCAGCCTGGGCCTCTACTCGCTCGCGGCGACCGACTATGCGGTGAACTACGGCGCCGAGTTCTATCCGGTGGGGGTGCTGTTCATCGCGATCAGTCTCGGGATTCTCGCGATGTCGATCGTCCGCTATGGCCTGATGGGCCCTTATCTCCTGGCCGCGACGGTCGCGCACGAAGTGGCCACGCCGCTGGCGGCGATCGGCCTGCACGCGGACGAGCTGCGCAACGTCCTGCCCGTGCTGTTGCGCGGGTATCGGCTGGCGGTGGAGCAGCGGTTGTGCGCCGACGATTTGTATCCTGGACAGCTGGAGCGGCTATCGACGCTCGCGTCGTCGATCCGGCGTCAGGTCGACACCACGAGTACGGTGGTCGAGATGTCGCTGGCGTCCTTTACGCTGGACCGACTCGATCGCCACAGCTTCGCGGCCTATCCGATACGGGCCTGTGTCGACGCCGCAGTGGATCGCTTTCCGTTCCGTCCGGGTGAGCGAGACCGCGTATCGGTCGACACGATCGATCCGGACATCCGGTTTTTCGGATCCGATTCGCTCGTGATCTTCGTCATCTTCAATCTGCTGAAAAACGCCCTGTACGCGATCCACGCAAGCGGCCGTGGGCAGATCGAGATCGACGCTCATCGCAGCAACGGTTACTGCGTGGTGCGTTTCAGCGATACGGGCCCGGGCATCCCCCCCGATGTGCTTCCCCAGATCTTCGATGCCTTTTTCTCAACCAAGTCACACGGTCGCGGCGCCGGCATGGGCTTGAGCTTTTGCCGCCGCGTATGTGAAGCGCTCGGCGGCACCATCACGTGTGAATCCTCCCCCGGCGTCCGGACCACATTCACGATTCGGCTGCCGGAGCCCGGTGCGCCGGCGGACGACACACTGCGCGATCCGCCGGCGCTTCCCCGGCGCTATCGCATCGGGTAA
- a CDS encoding acyl-CoA dehydrogenase family protein encodes MTARDAVDPRDALRDALAALPDLANAIGQDAAQREARRELPFEGFSIFRRSTLGVLRIPAERGGLGGTLVDLFDTIATLAAADSNLAHALRIHYDQIETLRLSPRTPFNDVQLERALAGAIFGGASTERGTSRPGENTTVLRRDGDHYRLTGRKYYSTGTAFADFARINVENEQGDAVAVIIPVARDGVQVLDDWDGMGQRMTASGSLLLNDVQAFADEVAARDGSTLVGRHCGALRQLHLVATGAGIVRNVVADARRYVLAHGRPVLHSPAPTARDDHFIQQVVGELSAHSHAIDGLVRENARALDRSADAIEAGDADAHALVLDSALATARTQLIVSKLALHAAERLFEVGGASATAREHNFDRHWRNLRTIFSHNPLLHKARVIGDYELNGVTTHLTEGRVF; translated from the coding sequence ATGACTGCCCGTGATGCCGTCGATCCGCGCGACGCGTTGCGCGACGCGCTTGCCGCGCTGCCCGATCTCGCGAATGCGATTGGGCAGGATGCCGCGCAACGCGAGGCGCGTCGCGAACTGCCATTCGAGGGTTTCTCGATCTTCCGTCGCTCGACACTGGGCGTGCTGCGGATTCCGGCAGAGCGCGGCGGCCTCGGCGGCACGCTGGTCGATCTGTTCGACACGATCGCGACGCTGGCTGCCGCCGATTCGAATCTCGCGCACGCGCTGCGGATCCACTACGACCAGATCGAGACGCTGCGGCTGTCGCCGCGCACGCCGTTCAACGACGTGCAGCTCGAGCGCGCGCTGGCCGGCGCGATCTTCGGCGGCGCGTCGACCGAGCGCGGCACGTCGCGTCCCGGTGAGAACACCACCGTGCTGCGCCGGGACGGCGATCACTATCGCTTGACGGGCCGCAAATATTATTCGACCGGCACAGCGTTTGCCGATTTCGCGCGCATCAACGTGGAGAACGAGCAGGGCGACGCGGTCGCCGTGATCATTCCGGTCGCGCGGGACGGCGTGCAGGTGCTCGACGACTGGGACGGCATGGGCCAGCGCATGACCGCGAGCGGCAGCCTGTTGCTGAACGACGTGCAGGCGTTCGCGGATGAAGTCGCCGCGCGCGACGGCTCGACGCTCGTCGGCCGCCATTGCGGCGCGCTGCGGCAGCTGCATCTCGTCGCGACGGGCGCAGGCATCGTGCGCAACGTGGTTGCCGATGCGCGCCGCTACGTGCTCGCGCACGGCCGCCCGGTGCTGCACAGCCCGGCGCCGACCGCGCGCGACGATCATTTCATCCAGCAGGTCGTCGGCGAGCTGTCCGCGCACAGCCACGCGATCGACGGGCTCGTGCGTGAGAACGCACGGGCGCTCGACCGTTCCGCCGACGCGATCGAAGCCGGCGACGCCGATGCGCATGCCCTTGTGCTCGACAGCGCGCTCGCAACGGCACGTACCCAGCTCATCGTCAGCAAGCTTGCGCTGCATGCGGCGGAGCGGCTGTTCGAAGTTGGCGGCGCGTCCGCGACGGCGCGCGAACACAACTTCGACCGGCACTGGCGCAACCTGCGCACGATCTTCAGTCACAACCCGCTGCTGCACAAGGCGCGCGTGATCGGCGACTACGAGCTGAACGGCGTGACGACGCACCTGACCGAAGGCCGCGTGTTCTGA
- the andR gene encoding anthranilate 1,2-dioxygenase regulatory protein AndR, with the protein MLTASLPIEPTLLRRYRYFESDDLDDTRERIAAVLQPHRLTPGSSRGGYSAYMDHVRIDSVGFGTIGYAGTMSVDAGEIEDYYLAILSLGGYADLNVGGRRTIAGPTQGVIVGPATRFGGTFSRDCEQFFVRIDRRAILAHTGHDHLQIEPTLDLTRQELQPWLAQLRVMASSPETVALAQRDRRIALEFERLVISLLLAGQPHHCQTRPGGTALVPRTVKRAEAYIVEHACEPITLADIALAAGVPVRTLLDGFQRFSHGSPMQLVRERRLERARDQLLHAREAERVADVALGCGFANLGRFAILYRETFGESPSDTLRRARRSAG; encoded by the coding sequence ATGCTGACTGCTTCCTTGCCGATCGAGCCGACCCTGCTTCGGCGATATCGTTATTTCGAATCCGACGACCTCGACGACACGCGCGAACGTATTGCCGCGGTACTGCAGCCGCATCGGCTCACGCCGGGCAGTTCGCGCGGCGGCTATTCCGCGTACATGGATCATGTCCGGATCGACAGCGTCGGATTCGGCACCATCGGCTATGCCGGCACCATGAGCGTCGATGCCGGCGAAATCGAGGATTACTACCTGGCCATCCTCAGTCTCGGCGGCTACGCGGACCTGAACGTCGGCGGCCGGCGCACGATCGCCGGGCCGACCCAGGGCGTGATCGTCGGGCCGGCCACCCGGTTCGGCGGCACGTTTTCACGCGACTGCGAGCAGTTCTTCGTGCGCATCGACAGGCGCGCGATCCTCGCACATACGGGCCACGACCATCTGCAGATCGAGCCCACGCTCGACCTGACGCGGCAGGAACTGCAGCCGTGGCTCGCGCAACTGCGCGTGATGGCGTCCTCGCCGGAGACCGTCGCGCTTGCCCAGCGCGACCGCCGCATCGCGCTCGAATTCGAACGGCTCGTCATCTCGCTGCTGCTCGCCGGCCAGCCGCATCACTGCCAGACGCGGCCCGGCGGGACCGCGCTCGTGCCGCGCACGGTCAAGCGCGCGGAGGCCTACATCGTCGAGCACGCGTGCGAGCCCATCACGCTGGCCGATATCGCGCTGGCGGCCGGCGTGCCGGTACGCACGCTGCTCGACGGCTTCCAGCGCTTCTCGCACGGCAGTCCGATGCAACTCGTGCGCGAGCGGCGTCTCGAACGTGCGCGCGACCAGTTGCTGCATGCGCGCGAGGCTGAGCGTGTCGCGGACGTCGCGCTCGGCTGCGGCTTCGCGAATCTCGGCCGCTTCGCGATCCTGTACCGCGAAACGTTCGGAGAATCGCCGTCGGATACGCTGCGCCGCGCGCGCCGCTCCGCCGGCTGA
- a CDS encoding LLM class flavin-dependent oxidoreductase yields MSDTALATPVAPSPFVDVRSPADFPNSPVSRVLAQPLMLGLFLPIQAGGWSASTLPRTTDWTFDYNADLVARAEALGFDLVFALSQWLPKGGYGGVFDGHALDSFMTLAALTARTERIILVATSHVLYGPWHPLHFAKFTATLDHISRGRWGINVVTGHRAVEHEMFGWNRIEHDRRYEMAAEFLDAVQQLWAQPDNFSYTPELSSWRLGGAFVTPKPRYGRPLLINATGSDAGIDFAARYSDIVFVTSPAGTDAEQAIDALPAHTARVKAAAAARGRAIRTLLNPLVICRETATEARAYRDAIVAHADEGSFHRFDSDAHAWRGGIEQRSQADSRAIGGNISITGSPEEVADTIVRLHRAGIDGIQLSFYDFKPDLDFFGERVLPLLRDAGLRR; encoded by the coding sequence ATGAGCGACACCGCCCTCGCCACCCCGGTCGCACCATCGCCATTCGTCGATGTTCGCTCGCCGGCGGACTTCCCCAACAGCCCCGTGTCGCGCGTCCTTGCGCAGCCGCTGATGCTCGGGCTGTTTCTGCCGATCCAGGCCGGCGGCTGGAGCGCGTCGACGCTGCCGCGCACGACGGACTGGACGTTCGACTACAACGCCGACCTGGTCGCACGCGCGGAGGCGCTCGGTTTCGATCTCGTGTTCGCGTTGTCGCAGTGGCTGCCGAAAGGCGGCTACGGCGGCGTGTTCGACGGCCACGCGCTCGACTCGTTCATGACGCTGGCCGCGCTGACCGCGCGCACCGAACGGATCATCCTCGTCGCGACGAGCCACGTGCTCTACGGGCCGTGGCATCCGCTGCATTTCGCGAAATTCACCGCGACGCTCGATCACATCTCGCGCGGGCGCTGGGGCATCAACGTCGTGACCGGCCACCGCGCCGTCGAGCACGAGATGTTCGGCTGGAACCGGATCGAACACGACCGGCGCTACGAAATGGCCGCCGAGTTCCTCGATGCAGTTCAGCAGTTGTGGGCGCAACCGGACAATTTCAGCTACACGCCGGAACTGTCGAGCTGGCGGCTGGGCGGCGCTTTCGTGACGCCGAAGCCCCGCTACGGCCGCCCGCTGCTGATCAACGCGACAGGCTCCGATGCGGGCATCGATTTCGCCGCGCGCTATTCGGACATCGTGTTCGTCACGAGCCCGGCCGGCACGGATGCCGAACAGGCGATCGATGCGCTGCCCGCGCATACCGCACGTGTGAAGGCCGCCGCCGCGGCGCGCGGCCGGGCGATCCGCACGCTGCTCAACCCGCTCGTGATCTGCCGCGAGACAGCGACCGAAGCGCGTGCCTACCGCGACGCGATCGTCGCGCATGCGGACGAAGGCAGCTTCCACCGTTTCGACAGCGACGCGCATGCGTGGCGAGGTGGCATCGAGCAACGCTCGCAGGCCGACTCACGCGCGATCGGCGGCAATATCTCGATCACCGGCTCGCCGGAAGAAGTCGCCGATACCATCGTGCGACTGCACCGCGCCGGCATCGACGGCATCCAGTTGAGCTTCTACGACTTCAAGCCCGATCTCGACTTCTTCGGCGAGCGTGTGCTGCCGCTACTGCGCGACGCCGGCCTGCGGCGCTGA
- a CDS encoding Rieske 2Fe-2S domain-containing protein, whose product MSLTNETLAGLVRPDSVHKRLYTDPEIFALEMERIYGQAWIYVGHESQVRAPGDYHTARIGDQDVVMVRGTDGAVHVVYNRCPHKGAKIVPDGDGSVGKFFRCPYHAWTFRHDGTHLSAPLRNGLQNTCFDPKHPDFSMRRVARVDRYRGFVFASQSAEGPDLRTFLNGVVSSIDNLCDRSPVGEVEVTGGVFRVLQRSNWKLFYENLHDTMHAPVTHESSVVAAREKAAEMGTMPFELLVMDGNGEPYAFWEKLELRAYAYGHGYMEGIFDPAAAERDPVSTAHFAVLADAYGDERARRILGMNRHNTVIYGSGSPHTVFQQFRVIRPIAVDKTLVEIQLFRLKGAPDAVFERALTYANVINSPSSNVMPDDVEVYARCQEGNQTHGGEWVSMHRYAGTDRATEDGFVSINGTSELPMRNQFAAWKRFMVDETTLPASTVEGAA is encoded by the coding sequence ATGAGCCTGACTAACGAGACCCTCGCGGGCCTGGTCCGCCCCGACAGCGTGCACAAGCGCCTCTATACCGATCCCGAGATCTTCGCGCTGGAAATGGAACGGATCTACGGCCAGGCGTGGATCTACGTCGGCCACGAAAGCCAGGTGAGGGCCCCCGGCGACTATCACACAGCGCGCATCGGCGACCAGGACGTCGTGATGGTGCGCGGCACGGACGGCGCGGTGCACGTCGTCTACAACCGGTGTCCGCACAAGGGTGCGAAGATCGTGCCGGACGGCGACGGCTCCGTCGGAAAATTCTTCCGGTGTCCGTACCATGCGTGGACGTTCCGACACGATGGCACGCACCTTTCGGCGCCACTGCGCAACGGGTTGCAGAACACGTGTTTCGATCCGAAGCATCCGGATTTCTCGATGCGACGCGTCGCGCGCGTGGACCGCTATCGCGGCTTCGTGTTTGCCAGCCAAAGCGCCGAAGGGCCCGATCTCCGGACGTTCCTGAACGGCGTCGTCTCGTCGATCGACAATCTGTGCGATCGCTCGCCCGTGGGCGAGGTCGAGGTCACGGGCGGTGTGTTCCGCGTGCTGCAGCGCTCGAACTGGAAATTGTTCTACGAGAACCTGCATGACACGATGCATGCGCCGGTCACGCACGAATCGTCGGTAGTGGCGGCCCGGGAAAAGGCCGCGGAGATGGGCACGATGCCGTTCGAGCTGCTCGTCATGGACGGCAACGGCGAGCCCTACGCGTTCTGGGAAAAGCTCGAACTGCGCGCCTATGCGTACGGCCACGGCTATATGGAAGGGATTTTCGATCCGGCGGCCGCCGAGCGCGACCCTGTGTCGACCGCACATTTCGCGGTGCTCGCCGACGCCTACGGCGACGAACGCGCGCGCCGGATTCTCGGCATGAACCGCCACAACACCGTCATCTACGGCAGCGGTTCCCCGCATACCGTATTCCAGCAGTTTCGCGTGATCCGGCCAATTGCAGTGGACAAGACGCTCGTCGAAATCCAGCTGTTCCGGCTGAAGGGCGCACCCGACGCCGTGTTCGAGCGTGCGCTGACCTACGCGAACGTGATCAATTCGCCGTCGTCGAACGTGATGCCCGATGACGTCGAGGTCTACGCGCGCTGCCAGGAAGGCAACCAGACCCACGGTGGCGAATGGGTGAGCATGCATCGCTATGCGGGTACCGATCGCGCAACGGAAGACGGCTTCGTGTCGATCAACGGCACCAGCGAACTGCCGATGCGCAACCAGTTCGCCGCGTGGAAGCGCTTCATGGTTGATGAAACCACGCTCCCCGCCAGCACTGTCGAAGGAGCTGCATGA
- a CDS encoding acyl-CoA thioesterase — translation MLTRDAILHVLSNETAHQSEKTFHHVVDIYLKDSNAFMNTYFARYFEWQGVCRERWFHECIHNNLLAAGGAFVTKRAHQEYVQETFPFQRVDCFLNTFEVRQCSAYLLFRFYVDGRQVSLGYQQIVFAGSDKRIRRFPPGIIERVKAYELILPSAAN, via the coding sequence ATGTTGACGCGAGACGCGATTCTTCACGTCCTTTCCAACGAAACGGCGCATCAGTCCGAGAAAACCTTCCACCACGTGGTCGACATTTACCTCAAGGATTCCAATGCCTTCATGAATACCTATTTCGCACGCTACTTCGAATGGCAGGGCGTGTGCCGTGAACGCTGGTTCCACGAATGCATCCACAACAACCTGCTGGCGGCTGGCGGGGCGTTCGTGACGAAGCGCGCGCACCAGGAATACGTCCAGGAGACATTTCCGTTCCAACGTGTCGATTGCTTTCTCAACACGTTCGAGGTTCGGCAATGTTCGGCCTATCTGTTGTTTCGCTTCTACGTTGACGGACGCCAGGTGTCGCTGGGGTATCAGCAAATCGTGTTTGCCGGTTCCGACAAGCGGATCCGCCGGTTTCCGCCGGGCATCATCGAGCGGGTCAAGGCGTACGAACTGATCCTGCCGTCCGCCGCGAACTGA
- a CDS encoding PDR/VanB family oxidoreductase: MSLLRIRVARIEALTPAIRRLHLVASNGAPLPGFDAGAHIGVHVPLSPRPPRRAYSLVNADAGAACVDHYEIAVLREAAGSGGSQWMHACVPGDEFDVDPPRNDFPLATNAQRHLLIAGGIGITPILSMARELTRAGRAFTLHYAARDAASMAYRDEVAALPDATCWFDNGDPARGMPLADTIGAPEPGTHLYVCGPTGLIEATLAVARRLGWRDDALHSERFAAAVPSGSDAPFEVRLATSGRVLNVPAGASILDTLIEAGLDPLYDCRRGDCGVCTVRLLDGEPDHRDICLTDEEHAGGSFCPCVSRAKSAGLVLDL, translated from the coding sequence ATGTCCCTGCTCAGAATCCGCGTCGCGCGCATCGAGGCGCTGACGCCCGCAATCCGACGATTGCATCTCGTCGCCTCGAACGGCGCGCCGCTGCCCGGGTTTGACGCCGGTGCGCACATCGGCGTGCACGTGCCGCTCTCCCCTCGCCCGCCACGGCGCGCGTATTCGCTCGTCAACGCCGACGCTGGCGCCGCTTGCGTCGACCACTATGAAATCGCCGTGCTGCGCGAAGCCGCCGGAAGCGGCGGCTCGCAATGGATGCACGCGTGCGTGCCCGGCGACGAATTCGATGTCGATCCGCCCAGAAACGATTTCCCGCTCGCCACGAACGCACAGCGGCATCTGTTGATCGCAGGCGGCATCGGCATCACGCCGATCCTGTCGATGGCGCGCGAACTCACGCGCGCCGGGCGTGCATTCACGTTGCACTACGCCGCGCGCGATGCCGCGTCGATGGCCTATCGGGACGAAGTGGCCGCACTGCCCGATGCGACCTGTTGGTTCGACAACGGCGACCCGGCGCGCGGCATGCCGCTGGCGGACACGATCGGCGCGCCCGAGCCCGGCACGCATCTGTACGTGTGCGGCCCGACGGGACTCATCGAGGCGACGCTCGCCGTGGCCCGGCGTCTCGGCTGGCGCGACGATGCGCTGCACAGCGAGCGTTTTGCGGCGGCCGTCCCGTCGGGCAGCGATGCGCCGTTCGAAGTTCGGCTCGCGACGTCGGGGCGCGTGCTGAACGTGCCGGCCGGCGCGTCGATTCTCGATACGTTGATCGAAGCAGGGCTCGATCCGCTCTACGACTGCCGGCGCGGCGACTGCGGCGTCTGCACGGTCCGGCTGCTCGACGGCGAGCCCGATCATCGCGACATCTGCCTCACCGACGAGGAACACGCAGGCGGTTCGTTCTGCCCGTGCGTGTCGCGCGCGAAAAGCGCGGGCCTCGTCCTCGATCTGTAA
- a CDS encoding AraC family transcriptional regulator encodes MDPLSEVLALLETRDSYFTGLRAGGEWAVAIPPPEGIKFNAVVEGSCWLTVDGAGPPIQLRTGDCFLLASPRAFALASDPSVPQVPAADVYRNVERGIAHYGEPVNCFLIGGRFSYEEGMPLLLGSLPPVVIVSGDSEQAAVLRWALQRLAHEFGKPSPGASLMVRHLGHMMLVEILRRYVDDGANSDVGWLAGFADARVSTALVAIHAEPARRWTVDELATCCHVSRSTFALHFKRRLGFGPLEYVLRWRVQLAMRELRRSNASISAIAQRLGYDSDSAFGHAFKRIVGCSPRAYRHDFASESGD; translated from the coding sequence GTGGATCCGCTATCGGAAGTGCTGGCGCTGCTGGAAACGCGCGATTCGTATTTCACCGGCCTGAGAGCAGGCGGCGAGTGGGCGGTGGCCATTCCACCGCCCGAGGGAATCAAGTTCAATGCGGTTGTCGAAGGAAGTTGCTGGCTGACCGTCGACGGCGCCGGACCGCCGATCCAGCTGCGCACGGGCGACTGCTTCCTGCTCGCATCGCCGCGGGCATTTGCGCTGGCGAGCGATCCATCGGTTCCGCAGGTGCCTGCCGCCGACGTGTACCGGAACGTCGAACGCGGTATCGCGCACTATGGCGAACCGGTGAATTGCTTCCTGATCGGTGGCCGCTTCTCGTACGAGGAAGGCATGCCGCTGCTGCTGGGCAGCCTGCCGCCCGTGGTCATCGTCAGCGGCGACTCCGAGCAGGCGGCGGTGTTGCGCTGGGCGCTGCAGCGGCTCGCACATGAATTCGGCAAGCCGTCGCCGGGCGCGTCGTTGATGGTTCGACATCTCGGTCACATGATGCTGGTCGAGATCCTGCGGCGTTATGTGGACGACGGCGCGAACAGCGACGTCGGCTGGCTTGCCGGGTTCGCGGATGCCCGGGTCAGCACGGCACTCGTCGCCATTCATGCGGAGCCCGCGCGACGCTGGACGGTCGACGAACTCGCGACCTGCTGCCACGTATCGCGTTCGACGTTCGCGCTGCATTTCAAGCGGCGGCTGGGATTCGGGCCGCTCGAGTACGTGCTGCGCTGGCGCGTGCAGCTCGCGATGCGGGAGCTACGACGCTCGAACGCGTCGATATCGGCGATCGCGCAGAGGCTGGGCTACGACTCGGATAGCGCGTTCGGACACGCGTTCAAGCGCATCGTGGGGTGTTCTCCCCGCGCGTATCGCCATGATTTCGCGAGCGAGTCGGGCGATTAA
- a CDS encoding SDR family NAD(P)-dependent oxidoreductase, with protein MTSRQHPLHSGFGAASTANDVLVDLDLDGKTAIVTGGHSGLGLETTRALAQAGATVIVGARNADAAREATRGIAGVEIAALDLADLASVAAFAARFVEARRDVDIVINSAGVMACPETRVGDGLEAQMAVNHLGHYALVNGLWPVLAQGDGARVVAVSSLGHRLSPIRWDDAQFAHGYDKWLAYGQSKTANALFAVQLDALGAPYGVRAYSLHPGKIATPLQRHLTREEMMAQGWVDEHGLPIDPTFKTPAQGAATQVWAATSPRLAGIGGVYCEDCDIAVVTQGNEESGVRPHAIDPEEAARLWAWSAALTGIDAFAVRR; from the coding sequence ATGACGAGCAGGCAACACCCCCTTCATTCCGGATTCGGCGCCGCATCGACGGCAAACGACGTACTGGTCGATCTCGACCTTGACGGCAAGACCGCGATCGTCACGGGCGGCCATTCGGGTCTCGGCCTGGAAACGACGCGCGCGCTGGCTCAGGCTGGCGCGACCGTCATCGTCGGCGCACGGAATGCCGATGCTGCACGCGAAGCAACGCGCGGCATCGCCGGTGTGGAGATCGCGGCGCTCGACCTCGCCGATCTCGCGAGCGTGGCCGCATTCGCGGCGCGGTTCGTCGAGGCGCGCCGCGACGTGGACATCGTCATCAACAGCGCGGGCGTCATGGCGTGCCCGGAGACGCGTGTCGGCGATGGGCTGGAAGCGCAGATGGCCGTCAATCATCTTGGCCATTACGCGCTCGTCAACGGACTGTGGCCGGTGCTCGCGCAGGGCGACGGCGCCCGCGTGGTCGCGGTGTCGTCGCTCGGGCACCGGCTGTCACCGATTCGCTGGGATGACGCCCAGTTTGCGCACGGCTACGACAAATGGCTGGCGTACGGGCAGTCGAAGACCGCCAACGCGCTGTTCGCGGTACAGCTCGATGCGCTCGGTGCCCCGTATGGCGTGCGCGCCTATTCGCTGCATCCGGGCAAGATCGCGACACCACTGCAGCGCCATCTGACACGCGAAGAGATGATGGCGCAGGGCTGGGTGGACGAGCACGGCCTGCCAATCGATCCGACCTTCAAGACGCCTGCCCAGGGTGCGGCAACCCAGGTCTGGGCGGCAACGTCGCCGCGTCTTGCCGGGATCGGTGGTGTCTATTGCGAGGATTGCGACATCGCGGTTGTCACGCAGGGAAACGAGGAATCGGGCGTGCGGCCGCATGCGATCGATCCGGAGGAGGCGGCCCGTCTGTGGGCGTGGTCCGCGGCGCTGACCGGGATCGATGCCTTCGCGGTGCGCCGTTGA